The Halosimplex litoreum genome has a window encoding:
- a CDS encoding glycosyltransferase, translating into MDDGDPPEISLPTTLQETEGPLVSVVTPTYEDARYIERALESLSEQTYANLEVVVVDSSGVEWLETLLDPLEWARYVYEPPNGVAAARNRGLDEAEGEVIAFLDADDFYAPAKLERQVAALDGEADVVYSNVTVIEPDGSRTELSALPVEDPDRHHVAFFRSGHGVPTVTVAARRECFEDERFDERLQAREDPHLWVRLFRNGIPAMILESLAFKRRRADSLTADPDMMYENELAAIDDLVERIPELRSYRVERERMAAYRYGKHLFQAGRTAEARRVFLDVLRSGKRDAQTLALFGLSLLPAGNRRAFRLLERVQQSGLRALRGGSSGAASGD; encoded by the coding sequence ATGGACGACGGCGATCCACCCGAGATCTCGCTGCCGACGACGCTGCAGGAGACCGAGGGGCCGCTCGTTTCGGTCGTCACGCCGACCTACGAGGACGCCCGGTACATCGAACGGGCGCTGGAGAGCCTGAGCGAGCAGACCTACGCGAACCTCGAAGTGGTCGTCGTCGACAGCTCCGGGGTCGAGTGGCTCGAGACCCTGCTCGACCCGCTGGAGTGGGCGCGGTACGTCTACGAGCCGCCGAACGGCGTCGCGGCGGCGCGCAACCGAGGCCTCGACGAGGCCGAAGGGGAGGTTATCGCCTTCCTCGACGCGGACGACTTCTACGCGCCCGCGAAGCTCGAACGGCAGGTGGCCGCGCTCGACGGCGAGGCCGACGTGGTCTACTCGAACGTCACCGTGATCGAACCCGACGGCTCGCGGACGGAGCTATCGGCGCTCCCCGTCGAGGACCCCGACCGCCACCACGTGGCGTTCTTCCGGTCCGGCCACGGCGTGCCGACGGTCACCGTCGCGGCTCGCCGCGAGTGCTTCGAGGACGAGCGTTTCGACGAGCGTCTTCAGGCCAGGGAGGACCCCCACCTGTGGGTGCGGCTGTTCCGGAACGGAATCCCCGCGATGATCTTGGAGTCGCTGGCGTTCAAGCGCCGCCGGGCGGATTCGCTGACCGCCGACCCCGACATGATGTACGAGAACGAACTGGCGGCCATCGACGATCTGGTCGAGCGCATCCCCGAATTGCGGTCCTATCGGGTCGAGCGCGAGCGGATGGCCGCCTACCGGTACGGCAAACACCTGTTCCAGGCGGGGCGGACCGCGGAGGCGCGCCGCGTCTTCCTCGACGTGTTGCGGTCCGGCAAGCGCGACGCGCAGACGCTGGCGCTGTTCGGGCTGTCGCTGCTCCCGGCGGGCAACCGGCGGGCGTTCCGGCTGCTGGAGCGGGTCCAGCAGTCCGGGCTGCGGGCGCTCCGGGGCGGGTCCTCGGGGGCGGCGAGCGGTGACTGA
- a CDS encoding sulfatase: protein MNRPNIVWVTLDSVRQDHTSMAGYSRDTTPRIQRIADEPDGQAYRNCIGHSKSTLPASGAILTCTPPSHNTVGITGETVPGSIPTVAELLSDAGYHTACLSRNSFVSSATDLDRGFDQFQWLAASTIHRAGPRTLLKYFFNLRRHSAGLTTNTAKHATPFLMNEVAKRWLQSAADRSDPSFFYLHYNEPHRPYYPPLPYLDRYTDDLDVSPAEASERAMELHYSQKERIAFGDFTGEDLAVLKAMYDAEIAYTDEMIGRLFEFVRSLDIGETIFVVTADHGELFGELGLLGHNLALHDGLVNVPMITHGLDTTVESDDLIQHIDVMRTLLEIADADTVSTDGIDLRSGERDHAFSQREAGQFEPYLGHNPDFDTERYHETMLTAVRTQEFKHLTSERKSELFELPDEETDMAEDYPEVDGDLAAVAEEWLDTTAKPVTEGVEGEFTDAMERQLEDLGYV, encoded by the coding sequence GTGAATCGCCCGAACATCGTCTGGGTGACGCTGGACAGCGTCCGGCAAGACCACACGTCAATGGCGGGCTACAGCCGCGACACGACGCCGCGGATCCAGCGGATCGCCGACGAACCCGACGGACAGGCCTACCGCAACTGCATCGGCCACTCGAAGTCGACGCTGCCGGCCAGCGGTGCGATCCTCACCTGCACGCCGCCATCGCACAATACCGTCGGGATCACGGGCGAGACGGTGCCCGGCTCGATACCCACGGTCGCCGAACTGCTCTCCGACGCCGGCTATCACACGGCCTGTCTCTCCCGGAACTCCTTCGTCAGCTCCGCGACCGACCTCGACCGCGGGTTCGACCAGTTCCAGTGGCTCGCCGCCTCGACGATCCACCGGGCCGGGCCACGAACGCTGCTGAAGTATTTCTTCAACCTGCGGCGCCACTCGGCGGGGTTGACGACCAACACCGCGAAACACGCCACACCGTTCCTGATGAACGAGGTGGCCAAGCGGTGGCTCCAATCGGCCGCGGACCGCTCCGACCCCTCGTTCTTTTATCTCCACTACAACGAGCCCCATCGACCGTACTACCCGCCGCTGCCGTATCTCGACCGATACACCGACGATCTGGACGTCTCGCCAGCCGAGGCTAGCGAGCGGGCGATGGAGCTGCACTACTCGCAGAAAGAGAGGATCGCTTTCGGTGACTTCACCGGCGAGGATCTCGCGGTCCTGAAAGCGATGTACGACGCCGAGATCGCCTACACGGACGAGATGATCGGGCGGCTGTTCGAGTTCGTCCGGTCGCTCGACATCGGTGAGACGATATTCGTCGTGACCGCCGACCACGGCGAGCTGTTCGGCGAACTGGGACTGCTGGGGCATAACCTCGCGCTCCACGACGGGCTGGTCAACGTCCCGATGATCACCCACGGGCTTGACACGACCGTCGAGTCCGACGATCTCATCCAGCACATCGACGTGATGCGGACGCTGCTGGAGATCGCTGACGCCGACACCGTCTCTACCGACGGGATCGACCTGCGGAGCGGCGAGCGCGACCACGCCTTCTCCCAGCGCGAGGCCGGCCAGTTCGAGCCATACCTCGGACACAACCCCGACTTCGACACCGAGCGGTACCACGAGACGATGCTCACGGCGGTGCGAACGCAGGAATTTAAACACCTGACCAGCGAGAGGAAATCGGAGCTGTTCGAGCTACCCGACGAGGAGACCGACATGGCCGAGGACTACCCTGAGGTCGACGGGGACCTGGCGGCGGTCGCCGAGGAGTGGCTCGACACGACCGCGAAGCCCGTGACCGAGGGAGTAGAGGGGGAGTTTACCGACGCGATGGAGCGCCAGCTAGAGGACTTGGGCTACGTCTAA